One window from the genome of Deinococcus sp. NW-56 encodes:
- a CDS encoding CTP synthase translates to MKYIFVTGGVVSSLGKGVASASLGALLRARGYKVTAVKIDPYINIDAGTMRPYEHGEVFVTASGAETDLDIGNYERFLDLDIPPGSNITTGQVYLEVIRRERAGDYLSQTVQVIPHVTDEIKRRIRAAGETAGAEIVLIEVGGTVGDIESLPFLEAIRQFRFDEGDENVLYLHLTLVPYLGTSNEFKTKPTQHSVATLRSVGISPDIVMVRSKDKLPPEITRKIALFTSVRENRVFSSYDVGHVYEVPLALEEQGLGKAVEDLLGLERTHPNLGVWQNAVRTIKHPANEVTIALAGKYTEMPDAYLSLLESLTHAGIANDARVNIKWVNAEELTDGDLESQLGDADGILVPGGFGIRGIEGKIRAAEYARTRGVPYLGICLGMQIAVIEYARHKAGLEGANSAEFDPYAPHKVVDLMPEQLEVAGMGGTMRLGDWPMDLRAGTRIAELYGVPGGGTVKERHRHRYEVNPAYVEQLQAAGLTISGVTPGVAGRGAGLVESIEIADHPFFVALQAHPEFKSRPMRPSPPFAGFVAAALGSGQRPATSSQSEKAEA, encoded by the coding sequence ATGAAATACATCTTCGTGACGGGCGGCGTGGTCAGCAGCCTCGGCAAGGGCGTGGCGAGTGCGTCCCTGGGCGCCCTCCTGCGGGCGCGGGGCTACAAGGTCACGGCGGTCAAGATCGACCCTTACATCAACATCGACGCGGGCACCATGCGGCCCTACGAACACGGCGAGGTCTTCGTGACCGCGTCCGGGGCCGAGACGGACCTCGACATCGGCAACTACGAGCGCTTCCTCGACCTCGACATTCCGCCCGGCAGCAACATCACGACCGGGCAGGTGTACCTCGAAGTGATCCGCCGCGAGCGGGCCGGGGACTACCTCTCGCAGACGGTGCAGGTCATCCCGCACGTCACCGACGAGATCAAACGCCGCATCCGCGCGGCGGGCGAGACGGCGGGCGCCGAGATCGTGCTGATCGAGGTGGGCGGCACGGTGGGCGACATCGAGTCGCTGCCCTTCCTGGAAGCGATCCGGCAGTTCCGCTTCGACGAGGGCGACGAGAACGTGCTGTACCTGCACCTCACGTTGGTGCCGTACCTGGGCACGTCCAACGAGTTCAAGACCAAGCCCACCCAGCACTCGGTGGCGACCCTGCGCTCGGTGGGCATCAGCCCCGACATCGTGATGGTGCGCTCCAAGGACAAGCTGCCGCCCGAGATCACCCGCAAGATCGCGCTGTTCACCTCGGTGCGGGAGAACCGGGTGTTTTCCTCCTACGACGTGGGCCATGTCTACGAGGTGCCGCTCGCGCTGGAGGAGCAGGGCCTGGGCAAGGCGGTCGAGGACCTGCTGGGGCTGGAGCGCACCCACCCCAATCTGGGCGTGTGGCAGAACGCGGTGCGGACGATCAAGCACCCGGCGAACGAGGTCACCATTGCCCTGGCGGGCAAGTACACCGAGATGCCCGACGCCTACCTCAGCCTGCTGGAGTCGCTCACCCACGCCGGAATCGCCAACGATGCCCGCGTGAACATCAAGTGGGTGAATGCCGAGGAGCTGACGGACGGGGACCTCGAATCGCAACTCGGGGACGCCGACGGCATCCTGGTGCCCGGCGGCTTCGGCATTCGCGGCATCGAGGGCAAGATTCGCGCCGCCGAGTACGCCCGCACGCGCGGGGTGCCGTACCTGGGCATCTGCCTGGGGATGCAGATCGCGGTGATCGAGTACGCCCGCCACAAGGCCGGACTGGAGGGGGCCAACTCTGCCGAATTCGATCCCTACGCGCCGCACAAGGTCGTGGACCTGATGCCCGAGCAACTGGAGGTCGCCGGGATGGGCGGCACCATGCGCCTGGGCGACTGGCCGATGGACCTCCGCGCCGGGACAAGGATCGCCGAGCTGTACGGCGTGCCGGGGGGAGGCACCGTCAAGGAGCGCCACCGCCACCGCTACGAGGTCAATCCTGCCTACGTAGAGCAGCTTCAGGCCGCCGGGCTGACGATCAGCGGCGTGACCCCCGGCGTTGCGGGGCGCGGGGCCGGGCTCGTGGAGAGCATCGAGATCGCGGACCATCCCTTCTTCGTGGCCCTGCAAGCCCACCCCGAGTTCAAGAGCCGTCCGATGCGGCCGAGCCCGCCCTTCGCGGGGTTCGTGGCGGCGGCGTTGGGAAGCGGCCAGCGGCCAGCCACCAGCAGCCAGTCCGAGAAAGCGGAAGCGTAA
- a CDS encoding tetratricopeptide repeat protein, protein MKRRTLGPLLAAATLSAALAQTQAPPTQTPPPAPASAQPAAPATPQAAPLPAANYVALGNFYYGRGNFDQAYVAFRAAAEIDSRSSDALLGLGRSQVKLRLYAPAIETLRRLITQDARNLSGHLALAQAYQQQFIGAGDRASVSGNLAQALGVLTQAEALAQASPEAERNLNLSKVWNERGNVLRLQGAATQAIEAFKQASTLNPENGLILFNLGDMYYATGNLVAALDSLQRAVITDPADAYNRAYYAKLLALSGNVTAAKPEAAQAARLAPNNPYAVGQYGVVSYLSRDPVTARAQLAQAVRLDPLRYPEFYYYLGRLDLDAGDLKAARENLTRAVALGSTTAEWIYYLGLSYERGAGAIAPDRLKARENYERALKLNPGYALAREGLTRVR, encoded by the coding sequence GTGAAACGACGTACCCTCGGCCCGCTGCTCGCGGCGGCCACCCTGTCTGCGGCCCTGGCCCAGACCCAGGCGCCCCCGACGCAGACGCCGCCGCCGGCGCCTGCCTCGGCGCAGCCCGCGGCCCCGGCGACTCCCCAGGCGGCCCCGCTGCCCGCCGCGAACTACGTGGCACTGGGTAACTTCTACTACGGCCGGGGCAACTTCGATCAGGCCTACGTGGCTTTTCGCGCCGCCGCCGAGATCGATTCCCGGAGCAGCGACGCCCTGCTGGGCCTGGGCCGCTCGCAGGTCAAGCTGCGGCTCTACGCACCCGCCATCGAGACGCTGCGGCGCCTGATCACCCAGGACGCCCGCAACCTCAGCGGGCACCTCGCGCTCGCGCAGGCTTACCAGCAGCAGTTCATCGGGGCGGGGGACCGGGCCAGCGTGTCGGGCAACCTCGCTCAAGCCCTGGGGGTGCTGACCCAGGCCGAAGCGCTCGCGCAGGCGAGCCCGGAAGCCGAGCGCAACCTCAACCTCAGCAAGGTCTGGAACGAGCGCGGCAACGTGCTGCGCCTTCAGGGGGCGGCCACCCAGGCCATCGAGGCCTTCAAGCAGGCCAGCACCCTCAACCCCGAGAATGGGCTGATCCTGTTCAACCTCGGCGACATGTACTACGCCACCGGGAACCTCGTGGCGGCGCTCGACAGCCTGCAGCGGGCGGTGATCACCGACCCCGCCGACGCCTACAACCGCGCCTACTATGCCAAGCTGCTCGCCCTGAGCGGCAACGTCACGGCGGCCAAGCCGGAAGCGGCGCAGGCGGCCCGCCTCGCCCCGAACAATCCCTACGCGGTCGGGCAGTACGGCGTGGTGAGCTACCTCAGCCGCGACCCGGTGACCGCGCGGGCGCAGCTCGCGCAGGCAGTGCGGCTCGATCCGCTGCGCTACCCCGAGTTCTACTACTACCTCGGGCGCCTCGACCTCGACGCGGGCGATCTCAAGGCGGCCCGTGAGAACCTCACCCGCGCGGTGGCGCTGGGCAGCACGACCGCCGAGTGGATCTACTACCTGGGCCTGAGCTACGAGCGCGGCGCCGGGGCCATCGCCCCCGACCGCCTCAAGGCCCGCGAGAATTACGAGCGGGCGCTCAAGCTCAACCCGGGTTACGCCCTGGCCCGCGAAGGCCTGACGCGCGTCCGCTGA
- a CDS encoding AAA family ATPase: MGSGKTTLARRLEHELPALRFTIDEWIVALYGPDLNAEEFPVASRRVTAVLEGQWKRAVTLGIHVILDYGFWTRRGRDGLRAEASALGVPLTFYALELPEEEAWRRIRRRNLEPGVLPIADETFTRLRPRFEPLGPDETALQVSFE, encoded by the coding sequence ATGGGCAGCGGTAAGACGACGCTGGCCCGGCGTCTGGAGCACGAGTTGCCCGCCCTGCGGTTCACCATCGACGAGTGGATTGTCGCCCTGTACGGCCCTGACCTGAATGCCGAGGAGTTCCCGGTCGCTTCCCGACGTGTCACCGCCGTGCTGGAGGGCCAGTGGAAACGTGCCGTCACCCTGGGCATTCACGTCATCCTCGACTACGGGTTCTGGACGCGCAGGGGCCGCGATGGCCTACGTGCGGAAGCTTCCGCGCTCGGCGTACCGTTGACGTTTTACGCGCTGGAGCTTCCCGAGGAGGAGGCGTGGCGACGTATCCGGCGGCGTAATCTGGAGCCGGGAGTGCTGCCGATTGCCGACGAGACCTTCACCCGGCTCAGGCCGCGATTCGAGCCTCTCGGACCGGACGAGACCGCGCTCCAAGTGTCTTTCGAGTAG
- a CDS encoding ATP-dependent RecD-like DNA helicase: MTAQPPTEPFRVTGGVNKVRFRSDTGFTVMTARLRNSEGEDPDATVIGVMPPLDAGDTFSAEVLMEEHREYGYQYRVLNMVLEAQPADLTEAGVAAYLEARVGGVGKVLAGRIAKTFGPSTFDVLEQDPEKLLQVPGVTQSTLHKMVSSWSQQGLERRLLAGLQGLGLSISQAQRAVKHFGEAALERLQADLFALTEVEGIGFVTADKLWQAAGGANDDPRRLTAAAVYALQQAGQQGGHSFLPRARAERGVMHYTRVSAEQAKLAVETATELGRLCDDPTKDGESRIYLPHVLRAEKKLATLIRTLLATPPAGDEWTVPKGAAKGLSAEQAGVLNLLEENRLVVLTGGPGTGKSTTTRAVADLAEKLGLEVGLCAPTGKAARRLGEVTGRPASTIHRLLGYGPAGFRHNHLEPAPYDLLIVDEVSMCGDALMLSLLAAVPPGARVLLVGDTDQLPPVDAGLPLLAIAQTAPTVRLTTVYRQAAENPIIRAAHGLLHGQAPGWGDPRLALTETEPDVGARRVALMVRELGGPGQVQVLTPMRKGPLGVELLNTHLQSLFNPGQGGIRIGDGEARPGDVVVQTKNDYQNEVFNGTLGTVLKAEGSRLTVDFDGNIVDLGGAELFNLQLGYALTVHRAQGSEWPTVLGVLHEAHMPMLSRNLVYTALTRARDRFYAVGSASAWEKAAGRQREERNTALLERVRGR; this comes from the coding sequence ATGACCGCTCAGCCCCCCACCGAGCCGTTTCGCGTGACGGGCGGCGTCAACAAGGTGCGCTTCCGCTCCGACACCGGCTTTACCGTGATGACCGCCCGCCTGCGCAACTCCGAGGGCGAGGACCCCGACGCCACCGTGATCGGCGTGATGCCCCCGCTGGACGCCGGGGACACCTTCAGCGCCGAGGTGCTGATGGAGGAGCACCGCGAGTACGGCTACCAGTACCGGGTGCTGAACATGGTGCTCGAAGCCCAGCCCGCCGACCTCACCGAAGCGGGCGTCGCTGCCTACCTTGAAGCGCGGGTGGGTGGGGTGGGCAAGGTGCTTGCCGGGCGCATCGCCAAGACCTTCGGGCCGTCCACCTTCGACGTGCTGGAACAGGACCCCGAGAAGCTGCTCCAGGTGCCCGGCGTCACCCAGTCCACCCTGCACAAGATGGTCTCCAGTTGGAGCCAGCAGGGACTGGAACGCCGATTGCTCGCGGGACTCCAGGGCCTCGGCCTCTCCATCTCCCAGGCGCAGCGGGCGGTCAAGCACTTCGGGGAAGCGGCACTGGAACGCCTTCAGGCCGACCTCTTCGCCTTGACCGAGGTGGAGGGCATCGGCTTCGTGACCGCCGACAAGCTGTGGCAGGCCGCAGGAGGCGCGAACGACGACCCCCGCCGCCTGACCGCCGCCGCCGTGTACGCGCTTCAGCAGGCCGGGCAGCAGGGCGGGCACTCCTTCCTGCCCCGCGCAAGGGCGGAGCGCGGAGTCATGCACTACACCCGCGTATCGGCGGAGCAGGCCAAGCTTGCGGTGGAGACAGCCACCGAACTTGGCCGCCTGTGCGACGACCCCACCAAAGACGGGGAGAGCCGCATCTACCTCCCCCACGTCCTGCGGGCCGAGAAGAAGCTCGCTACCCTGATCCGCACCCTCCTCGCCACCCCGCCCGCCGGGGACGAGTGGACGGTGCCCAAGGGCGCGGCGAAGGGGCTGTCGGCGGAACAGGCGGGGGTGCTGAACCTGCTGGAGGAGAATCGCCTCGTCGTGCTGACCGGTGGCCCCGGCACCGGCAAGAGCACGACCACGCGGGCGGTCGCGGACCTCGCGGAAAAGCTGGGGCTGGAGGTCGGCCTGTGTGCCCCCACCGGCAAGGCGGCCCGCCGTCTGGGGGAGGTGACCGGGCGCCCCGCGTCCACCATTCACCGGTTGCTGGGGTACGGCCCGGCGGGGTTCCGGCACAACCACCTCGAACCCGCGCCCTATGACCTCCTGATCGTGGACGAGGTCAGCATGTGCGGCGACGCGCTGATGCTCTCGCTGCTCGCCGCCGTGCCGCCGGGGGCGCGGGTGCTGCTCGTGGGCGACACCGACCAGCTTCCGCCCGTGGACGCGGGGCTGCCCCTCCTCGCCATCGCGCAGACCGCCCCCACCGTCCGCCTGACCACCGTGTACCGTCAGGCCGCCGAGAACCCCATCATCCGGGCGGCTCACGGCCTGCTGCATGGGCAGGCGCCGGGGTGGGGTGACCCTCGCCTGGCCCTCACCGAAACCGAACCCGACGTGGGCGCCCGCCGGGTGGCCTTGATGGTGCGCGAACTTGGCGGGCCGGGGCAGGTGCAGGTGCTCACGCCCATGCGCAAGGGACCGCTGGGGGTCGAGCTGCTGAACACCCACCTCCAGAGCCTCTTCAATCCCGGTCAGGGCGGCATCCGCATCGGGGACGGCGAGGCCCGCCCCGGCGACGTGGTCGTGCAGACGAAGAACGACTACCAGAACGAGGTCTTTAACGGCACGCTGGGCACCGTCCTCAAGGCGGAGGGCAGTCGCCTCACCGTGGACTTCGACGGCAACATCGTGGACCTGGGCGGGGCCGAACTGTTCAACCTGCAACTCGGCTACGCCCTGACCGTCCACCGCGCTCAGGGCAGCGAGTGGCCCACCGTCCTCGGGGTGCTGCACGAGGCCCACATGCCGATGCTCTCGCGCAATCTGGTGTATACGGCGCTCACCCGTGCCCGCGACCGCTTCTACGCGGTGGGGTCGGCTTCGGCGTGGGAGAAGGCCGCCGGGCGCCAGCGCGAGGAACGCAACACGGCGCTGCTGGAGCGGGTGCGGGGGCGGTGA
- the sodA gene encoding superoxide dismutase [Mn] → MAYQLPPLPYAYDALEPHIDARTMEIHHTRHHQAYIDNANKALEGTGMENLSVERLIQQLDQVPADKKGALRNNAGGHANHSLFWQVMTPQGQGQPQGELAAAIEQAFGSFDAFKQKFEDAGKTRFGSGWAWLVVQNGNLAVVSTANQDNPLMGEAISGTSGTPILGVDVWEHAYYLNYQNKRPDYLAAFWNVVNWDEVARRYAEAKGQ, encoded by the coding sequence ATGGCCTACCAACTGCCCCCCCTGCCCTACGCCTACGACGCCCTTGAACCCCATATCGACGCGCGGACGATGGAGATCCACCACACCCGGCACCACCAGGCCTACATCGACAACGCGAACAAGGCGCTCGAAGGCACCGGCATGGAGAACCTCAGCGTCGAGCGATTGATTCAGCAGCTCGACCAGGTCCCGGCTGACAAGAAGGGCGCCCTGCGCAACAACGCGGGCGGCCACGCCAACCACAGCCTCTTCTGGCAGGTCATGACCCCGCAGGGCCAGGGTCAACCGCAGGGCGAACTTGCGGCGGCCATCGAGCAGGCCTTCGGGTCCTTCGACGCCTTCAAGCAGAAGTTCGAGGACGCGGGCAAGACGCGCTTCGGCTCGGGCTGGGCGTGGCTGGTCGTGCAGAACGGGAACCTCGCCGTCGTCTCGACCGCCAACCAGGACAACCCGCTGATGGGCGAGGCGATTTCCGGCACGAGCGGCACCCCGATTCTGGGAGTGGACGTGTGGGAGCACGCCTACTACCTGAACTACCAGAACAAGCGCCCCGACTACCTCGCGGCCTTCTGGAACGTCGTCAACTGGGACGAGGTCGCCCGCCGCTACGCCGAGGCGAAGGGGCAGTAA
- the coaE gene encoding dephospho-CoA kinase (Dephospho-CoA kinase (CoaE) performs the final step in coenzyme A biosynthesis.), which produces MPSLSPAQPRRLGLTGSIGAGKSTVAALLRERGLTVLDADEVAREVTRDPAVLAEIEAEFPGVVQGGKLDRAALAARVFGDPARLAVLNGITHPRVRARMLALEQEAAARGEEWIVQDVPLLFEGGLEKQMDAVLVVDAPLEVRVSRVTARSGLTREEVMARDARQMPAEEKRRRATAVLDNGGGLEGLAEQVDAVLETLGIPLPAPSGQQEKSPSTR; this is translated from the coding sequence ATGCCTTCCCTCTCCCCCGCCCAGCCGCGCCGACTGGGCCTGACCGGCAGCATCGGCGCGGGCAAGAGCACGGTCGCGGCCCTGTTGCGGGAGCGCGGCCTGACCGTCCTCGACGCCGACGAGGTCGCCCGCGAGGTGACCCGCGACCCAGCGGTCCTGGCCGAGATCGAAGCCGAGTTTCCCGGCGTGGTGCAGGGCGGCAAACTCGACCGGGCGGCGCTCGCGGCGCGGGTGTTCGGGGACCCGGCGCGGCTCGCGGTGCTGAACGGCATCACCCACCCGCGTGTGCGGGCACGAATGCTGGCGCTGGAACAGGAAGCCGCCGCCCGTGGGGAGGAGTGGATCGTGCAGGACGTGCCCCTGCTGTTCGAGGGGGGCTTGGAGAAGCAGATGGACGCCGTGCTCGTCGTGGACGCGCCGCTGGAGGTCCGCGTCTCACGTGTGACCGCCCGCTCCGGCCTGACGCGCGAGGAGGTAATGGCGCGGGACGCCCGCCAGATGCCCGCCGAGGAGAAACGGCGGCGGGCCACCGCCGTGCTGGACAACGGGGGGGGGCTGGAGGGGCTGGCGGAACAGGTGGACGCGGTGCTGGAGACGCTGGGCATCCCGCTTCCAGCTCCCAGCGGCCAGCAGGAGAAAAGCCCCAGCACGCGCTGA
- a CDS encoding inorganic pyrophosphatase translates to MTALREREGVVEWTRGTLDRWVWRGGEVVPYRQEPWAAPVNYGCLPGLLNPADGSDVDAVWLGEALTVGTRPSAPPAGLLHLADGDHKVIFGNLEEHHGGDLLTLLAWFGPEREAQVLGPEEAEAWLAGLEQQTTPGT, encoded by the coding sequence CTCCGCGAGCGTGAAGGCGTGGTGGAGTGGACGCGCGGCACCCTGGACCGCTGGGTATGGCGCGGCGGCGAGGTCGTGCCGTACCGCCAGGAACCCTGGGCCGCCCCGGTGAACTACGGCTGCCTGCCCGGTCTGCTCAACCCCGCCGACGGCAGCGACGTGGACGCCGTGTGGCTGGGCGAAGCACTCACGGTGGGTACCCGCCCCAGCGCCCCGCCCGCCGGACTGCTGCACCTCGCGGACGGCGACCACAAGGTCATCTTCGGGAATCTGGAGGAACACCACGGGGGCGACCTCCTCACGCTGCTGGCGTGGTTCGGCCCGGAGCGTGAGGCGCAGGTGCTGGGGCCGGAAGAGGCCGAAGCGTGGTTGGCCGGGCTGGAGCAGCAAACAACCCCAGGCACGTGA